The following proteins are co-located in the Neomonachus schauinslandi chromosome 8, ASM220157v2, whole genome shotgun sequence genome:
- the LOC110586892 gene encoding N-acetyllactosaminide beta-1,6-N-acetylglucosaminyl-transferase-like — MPSMRYLFIVSVSCVIIFIVFYVLSFGGEQSFQRLNNSDTLMLTQVCASFVRDKTPFLWRNKLIMYEKSSCKDYLTQSHYITAPLSKEEAEFPLAYMMAIHHNFDTFARLFRAIYMPQNVYCVHVDEKATVEFKDSVEQLLSCFPNAFLASKMEPVVYGGISRLQADLNCIKDLAASKVPWKYAINTCGQDFPLKTNKEIVRYLKGFKGKNITPGVLPPAHAIGRTKYVHREHLGKELSYVIRTSALKQPPPHNLTIYFGSAYVALSREFTDFVLHDPRAVDLLHWSKDTFSPDEHFWVTLNRIPGMCGSVFHMTSTCCTWKGFSRACSFLVDVEDEK, encoded by the coding sequence ATGCCTTCGATGCGTTACCTCTTTATAGTTTCTGTTTCTTGCgtaatcatttttattgtgttCTACGTGCTCAGTTTTGGGGGAGAGCAAAGCTTCCAGAGGCTGAATAACTCAGACACTTTGATGCTGACTCAAGTTTGCGCATCCTTTGTCAGAGACAAAACGCCTTTCCTGTGGAGAAACAAACTGATAATGTACGAGAAGTCTTCTTGCAAGGATTACCTGACCCAAAGCCACTACATCACGGCCCCTTTATCTAAAGAAGAAGCTGAATTTCCTTTGGCATATATGATGGCCATCCATCACAATTTCGATACCTTTGCAAGGCTCTTTAGAGCTATTTACATGCCTCAGAATGTCTACTGTGTTCATGTGGATGAAAAGGCGACCGTTGAATTTAAAGATTCAGTGGAGCAATTACTGAGCTGCTTCCCAAATGCTTTCCTGGCTTCCAAGATGGAGCCAGTTGTCTATGGGGGGAtctccaggctccaggctgacCTGAACTGCATCAAAGACCTTGCGGCGTCCAAGGTACCATGGAAGTACGCCATCAACACGTGCGGGCAAGACTTCCCCCTGAAAACCAACAAGGAGATAGTTCGGTATCTGAAAGGctttaaagggaaaaacattACCCCGGGGGTGCTGCCCCCAGCTCACGCTATTGGACGGACTAAATACGTCCACCGGGAGCACCTGGGCAAAGAGCTTTCCTATGTGATCAGAACCTCAGCGCTGAAACAACCTCCTCCCCATAACCTCACCATTTACTTTGGCTCTGCCTATGTTGCTCTATCCAGAGAGTTCACCGACTTTGTCCTCCACGACCCACGGGCTGTTGACTTGCTCCACTGGTCCAAAGACACTTTCAGCCCTGATGAACATTTCTGGGTGACGCTCAATAGGATCCCAGGTATGTGTGGTTCCGTGTTTCACATGACGTCAACGTGCTGTACTTGGAAAGGCTTCTCCAGAGCCTGCTCCTTTTTAGTGGATGTAGAAGATGAAAAGTGA